In Astyanax mexicanus isolate ESR-SI-001 chromosome 5, AstMex3_surface, whole genome shotgun sequence, a single window of DNA contains:
- the gpr17 gene encoding uracil nucleotide/cysteinyl leukotriene receptor → MKMESSPTVLPTLSSNQSMDGCTPADGTVENLLFGVYYIIVFLLALNGNSLALWIFSRQRGTSSPANVFLMHLAVADLSYVIILPLRATYHLTGGHWPFGEVPCRVAGFLFYVNMYASLYFLACVAGDRYLAVVHAVSSLKVRHARFAHIASFALWALVIVSMAPLLVTQQTTEVDGSTVCLQLYREKASRKALISLAVAFMPPFVATLSCYLLIVNSLRKGSRLEPALKLRALRTIGLVMLIYVVCFLPYHVSRATFILGYGHPDLSCQIKRGLALANRLTSSLTCLNGALDPLVYLFGAEKFKGTVQRLLCRDKSGGSTATSGELKGTHESSLSAKSEF, encoded by the coding sequence ATGAAGATGGAGTCATCTCCGACAGTGCTCCCCACCCTGTCGTCCAATCAGTCTATGGATGGCTGCACGCCTGCAGATGGAACAGTGGAGAACCTGCTGTTTGGTGTCTACTACATCATTGTCTTCCTTCTGGCCCTCAACGGGAACAGCCTCGCCCTGTGGATCTTCTCTCGCCAGAGAGGAACGTCATCTCCGGCCAACGTCTTTTTGATGCATCTTGCCGTGGCTGACTTGTCTTACGTTATCATTTTACCACTTCGGGCTACGTATCACTTGACGGGGGGACACTGGCCATTCGGTGAGGTTCCTTGCAGAGTTGCAGGCTTCCTCTTCTACGTCAACATGTACGCAAGTTTGTACTTCCTGGCTTGTGTAGCTGGTGACCGCTACCTTGCTGTGGTTCATGCCGTAAGTTCGCTAAAAGTGCGGCATGCTCGCTTTGCTCACATAGCTAGCTTTGCTCTGTGGGCTCTGGTGATTGTATCTATGGCTCCTCTGCTGGTGACCCAACAGACGACTGAAGTGGATGGATCTACAGTGTGCCTTCAGCTGTATCGTGAAAAAGCCTCTCGTAAGGCGCTGATCTCCCTCGCTGTCGCCTTCATGCCGCCATTTGTCGCCACGCTCTCCTGCTACCTGCTAATCGTGAACAGTCTGCGGAAAGGCTCTCGGCTAGAACCGGCCCTGAAGCTCCGAGCTCTGCGCACTATCGGACTGGTCATGCTCATCTATGTGGTATGTTTTCTACCCTATCATGTAAGTCGGGCCACTTTCATCCTCGGTTATGGTCATCCGGATCTGTCCTGTCAAATAAAGCGAGGGCTAGCACTAGCTAACCGCCTTACATCCTCTCTTACCTGCCTGAATGGAGCGCTGGATCCCCTGGTCTACCTGTTTGGAGCTGAGAAGTTCAAGGGCACCGTCCAAAGACTTCTTTGCAGGGATAAATCAGGGGGGTCTACAGCCACCAGTGGAGAACTTAAGGGGACACATGAGAGCTCCCTCAGTGCTAAGTCAGAGTTCTGA